One genomic segment of Candidatus Omnitrophota bacterium includes these proteins:
- a CDS encoding CotH kinase family protein, with the protein MLKSLYFLVSFYFFAAICSTSNAAIVINEIMYRPSTLRADEEFVELYNPDMVDADLSGWAFVDGINYQFPKGARLAAGGYLIVSPSPEAFLAKYGDASVWGPYQGQLNNKGERVVLEDAANRPVDSVLYCDEVGWPSTADGYGPSLERKHPRMDSNHPNSWQAGPADGTPRRKNQAAVDAPFPIVTEAAQKPAVPNSTQSVTITARFIHPFPILIHKLYYKPEYNSTFAEAEMADDGLHGDGMKGDGIFGGVIPPFPTGTVVDFYVEAKDIGGVSGFFPLDGTKRAAIYLVDDAHYSTGLPLYRIVMRTADEIDLRRRDPNSNVELDSSFIYGNDIYYNVGVRFRGKGSRYKEPKSYRVNFTETRHFGSIRKLDLNSQNVDRQFIGLECFKRLRLPAPEKQFVSLAFNQTFVHNYLQVERCDKYMMQRLFGDGDGNLYRGVEQANLDYRGKDPKYYRTNYIKETNELEDDFSDIVRLCEAFSQSTDSEFPAAVAKRINVQQWIRWFALKEFLNDLEGGISLERGDDYYIYRYPADDLFYLLPWDLDSVFAKPFQTIHHHGTPSAQRLLRHPAFASFYYQDLLSLLNNELPQDAVDSIIEMTAPVSDEKRRLEIKGIARELREFILSSIPRSISCRIETINSKPESIVADGEEWRYFRGVRSPSADPLGWTQNGFDDSSWETGPSGFGYSDNDDRTILSDMMNRYTTVFTRKTFHLSDPQRYSYLTLHALVDDGFAAYLNGAEIARDNVGETPLFDSLADSSNEADSVLSYTIADPSAYLLPGENVLAAVGVNVNIDSSDLSLAISLDAQLSGGEMARLYGAADPSRTKRILVNGNPADYTAWIPRWEYIANLKMGRNSFHIEALDAAGKVIDATRFSVIQGDAPPDGAMALSGDAIWTKRNHPILLEQTLIIPENVTLAIEPGVEVQAAPSAAIIVYGTLSAIGSEDAPILFSAMDAANPWGGIAADAAAGPLRLTCVRFSNVRPYSFNGTDYRAAVATRFTPAVIENCEFSDMDSLGVNAFRSNLTLRNNRFRKTKGGISAEACDSLIEGNRFQNMSESGNAIDLRGEFGSPSLVRGNRVEGAKSGIALSLCSSIVENNWVESCSMNGLSSEGEGAPLLVNNVFWRNTIGVSLANRSQAQLIHDTIVQSVTGVVGQGEGAASIVNCVVWDAQQPIAADNRSSWNIVHSDIMGWPQDGANFSRDPLFADPAAGDFHPRWGSPLIEAGVDMNITKDFDGRLRPMNSLPDAGAFEYDPATPISDWFYFGEFPNPLWR; encoded by the coding sequence TTGTTGAAATCCCTATATTTTCTAGTCAGCTTCTACTTTTTCGCCGCAATATGCTCAACCTCGAACGCCGCCATCGTCATAAATGAAATCATGTACCGTCCCTCCACTTTGCGCGCGGATGAAGAATTCGTCGAACTTTACAATCCCGATATGGTCGACGCCGATCTATCGGGATGGGCTTTCGTAGATGGAATTAACTATCAATTTCCCAAAGGCGCTCGGTTAGCGGCGGGAGGGTATCTCATCGTTTCTCCCTCGCCGGAGGCTTTTCTTGCAAAATATGGCGATGCGTCAGTTTGGGGGCCTTATCAGGGTCAACTAAACAATAAAGGCGAACGGGTGGTCTTGGAGGATGCAGCCAATCGTCCCGTCGATTCCGTGTTGTACTGTGACGAAGTCGGCTGGCCTTCCACGGCGGACGGCTACGGCCCTTCCCTGGAACGCAAGCACCCTCGTATGGATTCCAATCATCCCAATAGTTGGCAAGCCGGTCCGGCGGATGGTACGCCTAGAAGGAAAAATCAGGCCGCCGTCGACGCGCCGTTTCCCATCGTAACGGAAGCGGCGCAAAAACCCGCCGTTCCCAATTCCACGCAAAGCGTAACGATAACCGCCCGCTTTATCCACCCCTTTCCGATTCTAATCCACAAGCTTTATTACAAGCCGGAATACAACTCGACATTCGCCGAAGCGGAAATGGCCGATGACGGTCTTCATGGCGACGGCATGAAGGGCGATGGAATTTTTGGAGGCGTCATTCCTCCTTTTCCCACGGGAACAGTGGTTGATTTTTACGTAGAAGCCAAGGATATCGGCGGCGTTTCCGGCTTTTTTCCTTTGGATGGAACAAAACGCGCCGCTATTTATCTTGTGGACGATGCGCATTATTCAACCGGCCTGCCGTTATACCGCATCGTCATGCGCACCGCCGACGAAATCGATTTGCGCCGGCGCGATCCCAATAGCAATGTGGAATTGGACTCGTCCTTTATTTACGGAAATGATATTTATTATAACGTTGGCGTGCGTTTTCGCGGCAAAGGTTCCCGATATAAAGAGCCGAAATCCTACCGCGTTAATTTCACAGAAACTCGCCATTTCGGTTCAATCCGCAAGTTGGACCTTAACTCTCAGAACGTCGACCGCCAATTCATCGGCTTGGAATGCTTCAAACGGCTGCGGTTGCCCGCCCCTGAAAAGCAATTCGTATCCTTGGCTTTCAACCAAACCTTCGTCCATAATTATCTCCAAGTCGAACGGTGCGACAAATACATGATGCAGCGGCTTTTCGGCGATGGCGACGGAAACCTCTATCGCGGCGTCGAACAGGCCAACCTGGATTATCGCGGAAAAGATCCGAAATATTACCGAACAAATTATATTAAAGAAACTAATGAATTGGAGGACGATTTCTCGGACATCGTCCGTCTATGCGAGGCTTTTTCTCAATCTACGGATTCCGAATTTCCCGCAGCGGTCGCCAAACGGATCAATGTCCAGCAATGGATTCGCTGGTTCGCCTTAAAAGAATTCTTAAATGACTTGGAAGGCGGAATTTCTCTTGAACGAGGCGACGATTATTATATCTATCGTTATCCCGCCGACGATCTTTTTTATTTATTGCCTTGGGATTTGGACAGCGTCTTCGCAAAACCGTTCCAGACCATCCACCATCATGGAACGCCCTCCGCGCAACGGTTGTTGCGTCATCCCGCCTTCGCATCGTTCTATTATCAGGATTTGCTATCCCTCCTCAATAACGAACTGCCGCAAGACGCCGTCGATTCTATTATCGAAATGACGGCGCCCGTCAGTGACGAAAAACGGCGGCTGGAAATCAAAGGCATCGCCAGAGAATTGCGCGAGTTCATCCTTTCATCAATTCCCCGATCTATCTCCTGCCGCATAGAGACTATCAATTCGAAACCGGAATCCATTGTGGCGGATGGAGAAGAATGGCGGTATTTTCGCGGCGTTCGATCGCCATCCGCCGATCCTTTGGGATGGACGCAGAACGGATTTGACGATTCGTCCTGGGAAACCGGCCCATCGGGATTCGGCTATTCCGATAACGACGACCGCACGATCCTATCCGACATGATGAATCGTTATACGACGGTCTTCACCCGCAAAACATTCCATCTATCCGATCCCCAGCGTTATTCCTATCTGACTCTTCATGCGCTGGTGGACGACGGCTTCGCCGCCTATCTCAACGGAGCGGAAATCGCCCGCGACAATGTAGGGGAAACGCCTCTTTTCGATAGTCTGGCGGATAGTTCCAATGAGGCCGATAGCGTTCTGAGTTATACGATCGCCGATCCGTCCGCTTACCTTCTTCCCGGCGAAAACGTTCTCGCCGCCGTCGGCGTCAACGTCAACATCGATAGTTCCGATTTATCCTTAGCCATCAGCCTTGATGCCCAGCTATCGGGCGGGGAAATGGCGCGCTTATATGGAGCGGCGGATCCCTCGCGTACGAAGCGGATTCTAGTCAATGGCAATCCGGCGGATTATACCGCCTGGATTCCCCGTTGGGAGTATATCGCCAATTTGAAAATGGGACGCAACAGTTTCCATATCGAAGCCCTTGACGCTGCCGGAAAAGTCATCGACGCCACCCGTTTTTCCGTTATTCAAGGCGATGCGCCGCCGGATGGCGCTATGGCCTTAAGCGGCGACGCAATATGGACAAAACGGAACCATCCGATCTTATTGGAACAAACGCTCATCATACCGGAAAACGTAACTCTTGCGATCGAACCGGGAGTGGAAGTGCAAGCCGCTCCGAGCGCCGCCATCATCGTTTACGGGACTCTTTCCGCCATAGGCAGTGAAGACGCTCCCATTCTTTTTTCGGCGATGGATGCTGCGAATCCTTGGGGTGGAATCGCCGCCGACGCCGCCGCGGGGCCGCTTCGCCTAACCTGCGTTCGTTTCTCCAACGTTCGTCCATATTCTTTCAATGGGACGGACTATCGCGCCGCTGTTGCGACTCGTTTTACTCCCGCCGTTATTGAAAATTGCGAATTCTCGGATATGGATTCTCTCGGCGTTAACGCCTTCCGGTCGAACTTGACTCTGCGGAATAATCGATTTCGGAAGACAAAAGGCGGAATCTCCGCCGAAGCCTGCGATTCTCTGATCGAGGGTAATCGCTTCCAAAACATGAGTGAATCCGGCAACGCAATCGATCTGCGCGGCGAATTCGGCTCGCCTTCCCTTGTCCGGGGTAATCGCGTAGAAGGCGCAAAGTCAGGGATCGCTCTTTCTCTTTGTTCTTCCATTGTCGAAAACAATTGGGTGGAAAGCTGCTCGATGAATGGCTTATCTTCCGAAGGAGAGGGTGCTCCCTTGCTAGTCAACAATGTTTTCTGGCGCAATACTATTGGCGTTTCCTTGGCGAATCGCTCCCAAGCGCAACTGATTCACGATACGATTGTTCAATCCGTCACTGGCGTCGTTGGGCAAGGAGAAGGCGCGGCGTCTATCGTAAACTGCGTCGTTTGGGATGCTCAACAACCGATCGCCGCTGATAACCGTTCCTCGTGGAATATCGTTCATAGCGATATCATGGGTTGGCCCCAAGACGGCGCCAATTTTTCGCGAGATCCGCTTTTCGCCGATCCCGCCGCTGGCGATTTTCATCCTCGTTGGGGGTCTCCATTGATCGAAGCCGGCGTGGACATGAACATAACAAAGGATTTTGATGGACGCCTTCGTCCAATGAATTCCCTCCCAGACGCCGGGGCTTTCGAGTACGATCCCGCAACGCCCATATCGGACTGGTTTTATTTTGGAGAATTTCCGAATCCATTATGGCGTTAA
- the aroF gene encoding 3-deoxy-7-phosphoheptulonate synthase — MIITMNSNATKEDIENVEAVIEDLGYSVHPIHGTNLTVLAAVGDERGKEGLYERLVSQPMVDKVEYILPPYKLVCREVRKGMFRPDTIIHVEFSWKEGKKKVSIGGSEFVVMAGPCSVETHDQIIKSARIAKEYGASFLRGGAFKPRTSPYSFQGLEEEGLKLLAEARHEFGLAVVTELMDAHHLELLDRYADIIQIGARNIQNFMLLKSLGSTRRPVLLKRGMSTTLDEWLMSAEYIVSVGNNNVILCERGIRTFETKYRNTLDLNAVPALQKLTHLPVIVDPSHGTGRSDLVPPMCLASAACGCHGIILEIHPNPSKAWSDGAQSLDEEGFKDIMKRLIPIIKAVGKKPSAEMAKVSVG, encoded by the coding sequence ATGATTATTACCATGAATTCCAACGCCACAAAAGAAGATATCGAAAATGTGGAAGCGGTTATCGAAGATTTGGGATATTCCGTTCATCCCATTCATGGAACCAACCTAACCGTTCTGGCGGCGGTGGGAGACGAGAGAGGAAAAGAGGGATTATACGAACGTCTAGTCAGCCAGCCGATGGTTGACAAGGTGGAATACATCCTTCCGCCTTATAAACTAGTCTGCCGCGAGGTACGGAAAGGGATGTTTCGTCCGGATACGATCATCCATGTCGAATTTTCATGGAAAGAAGGCAAAAAGAAAGTATCCATTGGCGGTTCTGAATTCGTCGTCATGGCGGGTCCCTGTTCCGTGGAAACGCACGATCAAATCATAAAGAGCGCCCGCATCGCCAAGGAATACGGCGCCAGTTTTCTGCGCGGAGGCGCATTTAAGCCCAGAACCTCGCCCTACAGTTTTCAGGGATTGGAAGAAGAAGGCTTGAAACTTCTTGCGGAAGCGCGGCATGAATTCGGCTTAGCCGTCGTAACGGAACTCATGGACGCCCACCATCTGGAACTTCTCGACCGCTATGCGGATATCATCCAAATCGGCGCCCGCAACATTCAGAATTTCATGCTGCTGAAGTCGCTGGGTTCCACCAGGCGTCCCGTACTCTTGAAGCGCGGCATGTCCACCACGCTCGACGAGTGGCTCATGTCCGCCGAATACATCGTTTCCGTAGGAAACAATAACGTAATTCTATGCGAAAGGGGAATCCGCACTTTCGAGACGAAATACCGCAACACTTTGGACCTTAACGCCGTTCCCGCTTTGCAGAAATTGACGCATTTGCCCGTCATCGTTGATCCCAGCCACGGCACGGGCCGTTCGGATCTGGTTCCGCCGATGTGTCTGGCTTCCGCCGCCTGCGGTTGTCATGGAATCATCCTCGAAATTCATCCCAACCCCTCCAAAGCATGGTCGGATGGCGCCCAATCGCTCGACGAAGAGGGATTCAAAGACATTATGAAGCGTTTGATTCCCATCATCAAAGCCGTGGGGAAAAAACCTTCGGCGGAGATGGCGAAAGTATCCGTTGGATGA